Sequence from the Ochrobactrum sp. Marseille-Q0166 genome:
AACGTTGATACGCTCACGCGCGAATGAAAGACGTGCAGTCATGTTTGGTGCTTTCAGGCTCTGGGCTCGATATTCGCTCAGCGACATAAATCAATCAGCAAATGTCGTCATTGCGATATTCTGGGTCGGTATTGATCGCGAGAGCGACTTAGCACCCAATGGCTCAGAAAAAAACCAAATTCGACGGAAAGCTGCGGTTTCGCGTCGTATTTGGATAATCATTTCAATCTCGGAGGCCACTCCGCCGCAGAACACCCGAAACATTTGCATTCTTGTCGAAAAATAGTTCAAAACTTGCGTCTTTTTTCGCTGATCGACCCAATTCTTATGTTCAATCCTCATCGCGAGTCGTCGCCAGTCGATCACGCTCATAGCGCTCTGTTAGCGGAAACTCTGGCAACCACCTTTCTCGACGTATCGTCCAAAGTTCATAAGTTGGCTTCAGCCGATCCGGGACGTCCAGCGAACCAAGATTGATCTCAATCTCATCATCCGTTCTTGAAAAAATGGAAGAGCCACAATGCGGGCAGAAATATCGACCGGCATAGCTGTTTGTTTCACCTTCAATCGTGACGGCATTTTGCGGAAAAATCGCTGAAGCATGAAACAAGGCGCCGTGATGTTTGCGGCAGTCGAGACAGTGGCAAATCCCTACACGGTCGGGATCACCTGAAGCTTCAATCCTGACGCGTCCGCATAAGCATCCACCTGTAAGCTTTCTCATGCCTCCCTCTCCTTCACACATAGGGATAAGAACAGGTTCTCATACTAAAAGATAATAACCATACGAAACGATTCAGTTCATCATAATCGCGTGGAAAAGTGTGCGGACGTTGGAGGAGAACATCCGCGCATATCAGCAAGATGCTGTTGGGAGGAACCCTATGTCAGTTCAATCGGGCGCCAAGGCCGGCGCACCTAAAATGACGCGCGAAGAGAAGAAAGTTATTTTCGCCTCTTCACTCGGTACAGTTTTTGAATGGTACGACTTTTATCTTTACGGAACACTGGCTGCATTTATCGGTGCCGCGTTCTTCAATGAATATCCGGAAACAACCCGTAATATTTTCGTTCTGCTCGCTTTCGCAGCAGGCTTTCTTGTACGCCCGTTTGGTGCGCTCGTCTTCGGACGTATCGGCGACCTTGTCGGACGTAAATATACATTCCTTGTGACAATCGTCATCATGGGCGCTTCGACGTTTCTCGTCGGCATTCTGCCTGGTT
This genomic interval carries:
- a CDS encoding GFA family protein, whose amino-acid sequence is MRKLTGGCLCGRVRIEASGDPDRVGICHCLDCRKHHGALFHASAIFPQNAVTIEGETNSYAGRYFCPHCGSSIFSRTDDEIEINLGSLDVPDRLKPTYELWTIRRERWLPEFPLTERYERDRLATTRDED